The genomic stretch GGCACATTCGTCGGCCCGAGTGAGAGCGGCCATGGTACGGTCGAACGACTGATGGTGGACGCCGCGCCCCTTCCCGCTGCCGAGGCGATCGACGAACCGGTCGACGGCGCGGCGGCACCGGATCTCCGGAGCCCCGAGAGCGGCATACCGGGCGTCCGGCCCCGGCACTTCCCCTGCTTCGACGGGCTGCGTGCCATCGCAGCGGTCCTCGTCGTCCTGGTGCACACGGGGTTCGACTCGGGGTTCACCCTGCGAAGTTCGTACGGCATCTACACCGCCCGCCTCGAGATCGGCGTGTCGGTGTTCTTCCTCATCTCGGGGTTCCTGCTCTACCGGCCCTTCGCGGCGTCGCACATCGCCGGCGGGGCGCCGCCGGCCGTGGGGACCTTCTGGGCGCGGCGCCTGCTGCGCATCCTCCCGGCGTACTGGCTGGCGTTCGTGGTGACGAGCTATGTCCTGCACGCCAACAAGATCTATCCCGGGTGGCACTCGGTGCTGATCTACCTGGGCCTGCTGCAGATCTACTTCCCGAAGCACTCGTTGTCGGGGATCACGCAGGCGTGGTCCCTGTGCACCGAGATCTCCTTCTACTTCTTCCTGCCCCTGTTCGCCATGGCGGTGAACGCGCGGCGCCGCTCCGACCGTCACCAGATGCGCCGCGAGGTCATGGTCCTCGTCGTGCTCTACACCATCGGGATCGGCCTGCGTTTCTGGTTGCTCCACTCCCACTCGGGCGCGGCGGGCGCCATGGAGACGACACTGCCCGCGTACCTCGACCTCTTCGCGCTCGGCATGTTCCTGGCCCTGGCGAGCAGCTGGCTGGCACACCGCCACCGCGAGCCCCGGTGGCTCTGGCACCCGGCCATGCCGTGGGTCAGCTGGGGGCTGGCGCTGGCGATGCTGTGGTCGGTGTCGCACATCGGGATCTCGCGGCTCCCGCTCGTGCACAGCTCGCCGGGGCGCGGCGTCGAGCAGGAGGTGCTGTACGGCCTGTTCGCGTTCTTCCTGCTGCTGCCGGCGGTCTTCGGCCCCCAGCACCGCGGTGTGATCCGCGGGGCGCTCACGTGGAAGCCCGTGGTGGCCCTCGGCATCGTGTCCTACGGCCTCTACCTGTGGCACCAGGCGTGGGCCACGCTGTTCGTCAAGTGGACGGGGCTGCTGTTCCGCCTGCCGCTGCTCGGGATGTTCGCCGTCGTCTTCGGCATGGGCCTGATCTCCGCCATCGCCAGCTATGTGATCGTGGAGCGGCCCATCCTCGGCTTGAAGGACCGGCTGGGGTGGTGGAGCCGGATCCCGCGGCCCGGCGCCAGGGCACGCGGCCGGGCCGGGCCGACTGCGGTGTCAGCCGGAGCCCCCGCCGCCGTCGGCGACGTCCTTGCGGAGCAGGGCGAGCTCCTCGGCGAAGACACCGGTCATGTCCTCGAGCCTGCGCAGCTGCGAGCGCAGGTAGACGCAGACCGTCAGGAGGACGAGGGCGGCCAGCACGGTGAGCAGGGCCGGGGGGCTGATGACGCCGAGGGCCCGGGCGAGGCGGTCGAAGAGCCCAGGTGAGATCGCCAGGACGGCGACCACCACCGGCGCCTACGGCGCCGACACCGGCGACGCCGGGAACGGTGTGAGGGGCCCGGTGACCGCCGGCGGGTGGTCGTCGGGCGTGGCGCGGTCGACGGAGGAGCCGGACGGGCTGGTGGCGTCGGGGGCGGCGCCGCGGGGCGCGCCGGTGTCGGCGGGATGGCGCCGCCCGAGCACGACGTCGGGTGGGGACCCGGTGCGCCGCAGCCGGCCCCACAGCCAGTCGAGCTGCACGGCCCCGAGCAGTACCAGCGACACCTCGAAGGCGGTGCGGTAGCGCGTCTGACCGAAGCTCACGAGCACCGTGGCGGCCACGTCGATCCCCACCGCGACGAGCGGGAACACCGGCACGCGGCGGCGCCGCAGGACGACGAGGCCGCCGACGGAGAGCGCGACAAGGCCGTAGTACATCCCGAGGCCGACGAGCGCCCAGTGGTACGGGCGCGTCTCGACGTAGTAGTCGAGCCATACCTGCATGGCCGGATGGAAGGCGCCGAAGGCCCGCCCGAGGCGGGCGAGCTCCACGGGCAGCAGGCGGTTCTCGTGGGCCCGGATGTAGCGCAAGGCGTCGGTCTGCGCCTGCGCCGACTGCACCGACTTGTCGGCGTGCGGGTTGACGGGTGCGTGCAACGAGCACGTCAGCGACCAGTAGCCCTCGAACGTCCCCGACCACGTCACGTCGCAGTTGGCGGAGGCCAGGGTGATCCCGAGGCCCGAGCTGATGAAGGTGGGTTTGGTGAAGCGGCTCATGTTGTAGCCCACCCAGGGCGCCACCACGGTGAGCGCCGTGAGCGTGCCGAGCCCGAGCAGCGCCAGCCGCCGGCGCCAGCGGAGGCGGGCCGCCAGGGCCAGGGGGAAGAGGATCAGCGGGAGCAGCAGGGCGAGCTCGTCGCGACCGAGCGCGGCCAGGCCCATGACGGCACCGAGGGCGAGCACCGAGCCCGTCGAGGGGCGCTTCCAGAACCGGTACGCGCAGAGCAGGACGCCGGCCACGAGCAGCGGGGTGAGGGTCTCGGAGAGGGCGAGCTCGTCGCTCATCCAGATGTTGGGGTACACCGCCACCAGGAAGGCGGCGATGAGCCCGGCACGGCGCCCGGCGATCTCGCGCCCGGTCAGCCCGCCCACGGTGACGGCGGCGGCACCGATGACGCAGCACCACACGCGGTGGGCGAAGAAGGACTTCAGGCCGACCACCGAGGTGGCGGCGAGCACGAAGACGAACAGCGGTGGCCAGTCTGCGGTCTGCACGACCGAATGCTCCAGGGCGTTGTAGTGCCACGGGTCGATGAAGCCGTGGCCCGACACGAGGAGGTTGGCGGCATTGTGGAAGTAGTAGGCGTCCCCGCCGGGCTTGCGGTCGGGGCGCCCGAGGACGGTGGCCAACCGGATCCCGAACCCCATGAGGGTGATGGCCCCGAGCCACACCCACCACCGGCCCGCACGCGCCCGGGGCACCGCCGTCACGGGGGGCGGCGCCGTCACGGGAAGCGGCACGGCGCCACGGTCTGCCAACCGGTCGGGCGGTTCGTGCTCGGCAGGTCGGCGCTCCTCGCTGCGCCGCCGCCGCCGACTCACGAGCCTGCGGGGCGGCGGCGCAGCACCAGGAGCAGGTTCCACGTCGCCAGCTCCCGGACGGCCGGCACGTGGACGATCCAGCGCATCCAGTCGGGGTAGTAGCGCGGCAGGGCGTCGACGACGTCGACCCCGGGATGCGACCGGGCCAGGCGCAACGTGGGGCCGACGTGGCACGCGAACAGCGAGGACCCGAAGAGGTTGCCCGGCGGCCGGCCGAAGTGCCGCTCGTAGCGACGAGCGGCGCGGTGCCCGCCGAGGAAGTGCCAGGGGGCCGTCTCGTGGCCACCCCAGGGGGAGTACCACGCCGTGAACGACACGTACAGCAGGCCCCCGGGCCGGGTGACCCTGATGAGCTCGTCCATGAAGACGGCCGGTGACGCCACGTGCTCGAGGACGTTCGACGAGAAGGTCAGGTCGGCGACGCCGTCGGGTATCGGCAACACGTTCCCGTCGCCGGCGATGGTCCGTCCGGGGGCCAGCCGGCCCGGCGTGATGTGCCAGTCGTGGAGTTGGCGCACGGCGTCCTCCGATGGCGGCGCACCGTCGGTCGGGGGGCCGGGCTCGGGCGGTTCCGGCCGGGCGGCGGCGCCCGCCTCGGGCTCGACCAGGACGCAGCGCGCCCCGGCCCGCGTGAGCGCCTCGGTGAAGTAGCCCGGTCCCCCCCCGATGTCGAGCACGAGCTTCCCCGCGACCGTGGTGTACCGGCGCAGCTGCGCGACCGTGTCGGCCGCCTGGAACCGGTAGAACTCCTGCGGATCGGTCCGGTAGAAGCGGTCGAACTCCGAATGCCCGCCACGGAAGGCCCGGAAGAGTTCGATCGAACGGCGCAGCCCCCAGTTGTCCGGGCCGGCGAAGGACGTCTCCGTCTCACCCTGGGCGGTGACCATCCCGGCCCATGGTAACCGCCGGGCGAGGCTCGTCCCGGCTGCCGCGGGCGGTCACGCCGCGCCCGAGGGCGCCGGTGCTCGTGACACGCGGCGCCACGCCACCAGGGCGATCAGGTATGCCACCAACCCGAGGCCGAGCACCACGTGGAACCCGAAGATCATGGCCAGCAGCGTGGCCAGCACGGCGCCGACGACCGAGGCGAAGCCGTTCACGGCCCAGCCCCAGGCGACGTATTCGCGAGGCGTGTCGCTGAGGCGCGACACGGCGCGCAACCCCAGGGGCATGAACATCCCGAGGCACAGCCCGAGCGGTGCGAGCAGGCCGAAGGCGATGGGCACGCGCACCGCCATGGGGAGGCCGAGCAGCGCGTTGGTGAGTGGTGTGAGCCCGAACAGGTAGAAGGCGGTCAACGCGGTGAGGGCGACGAGCAGAACCGGGACGGTGGCCCGGTGGCCGTCCTGGCGGCTGCTCGCCAGGGCGCCGATCCCGGTGAAGACGAGGATCGACATCAGCGTCACCGTCAGCGCGTAGGTCGGGTAGCCCAGGAACAGGTTGAGCAGCTGCATGAGCGTGACCTCGAAGAACATGAAGCCGAGCCCGACGGCCGCGAAGAACAGGGCCGAGCCCGCCTTGCGCGGCATGCGGCGCCAGTCCTTGCGCACGGCCACGAACGGCAGCAGCAGGAACAGTGCCGAGATCACCACGGACAGCACGAGGAGCAGGATGAGCACTCGCTCTCCCACCTGGTCCTCGCGGTCCTGGCTCGTGATGGGGTGGAAGTAGTCGCGCAGGACGGTGCCGAAACGCGCCACGTGCCAGAAGAAGGGGTCGTTGTCCGTCGTGGGGACGACGTTGTACGTGTAGGAGGCGTAGAAGGCCCGTAGCTGTGCGGCGGTGCTCGACGCCACCGTGTCGACGGGGTTCCGGGGCACCGCCCGCCCGGGAGCGTACTGCAGGCTCGTCCCCGGGACCGAGGCGAGCGACGCCACGAACCGGTTCACCTCGGCCGGGGTGAAGGCGGAGCGTTTCACGAGGATCGTCGACAGGGTGAACGATCCGAGCAGGTGCGCCGGCGACGTCGCCACCATGATGTGGGCGCCGGGATCGGTGATGCCGAGGTTCGTGAGGGCCTGGCGGGCGGTGGCGACGAAGCGCGTCGTCCGATACGGCTTGTGCTGGTAGTCGATCTCGCCGAACTGGGCCACGAAGATCCCGTCACCGGTGAGGTGCTTCAGGCTGTCGACGATGGCGTCGGTCGTGTACAGGTAGCTCTCGGAGAGCACGAAGGCACTGGCGGTGGCGGCGTTCGTGGCCGCGTAGCTGTCCGGCGCCGGGTACCAGATCATGTCGTACTTGCGGTCGGTGCGCGCCAGGTAGGAGCGGCCGTCACCGTTGACGTAGTTCACGGCCGGGTTCTGGGCGAGGTGGCCGTCGAAGTCGGCGAAGGTCGTCGTGACGAGCGAGTACGTCACCGGATTGAGCTCGACGGCGTCGACGTGCGCCGCTCCGAACCACAGCGAGGCGAGGACCTCGTGCCCGCCGGCGGCGCCGATGACGGCCTCCTGCTTCGGTGGCGTCCCGGTGACGGCGAAGGGGATCGCCCGCGGGTCGGCGCCGAAATCGTAGTGGGCGAGCGACGACACGTGGCCGTCCCACCGGTAGATGGCGGAACCGATGATGCCGTCGTGGTAGAGGGTGCGGACGTCGGGGGTCGACTGGAGGGCGTCCACACGGAAGATCGGGCTCCACGCCGAATAGATGGGTGTGCCGACGAGGATGCTCGCCTTGGTGGTGTCGAGCCGCTGTGCCGGGAGGATGCTCGGAGCGGCCACGAGGACAGCGGTGAGCCCGGCCAGGACGACCATGACGGGCGCGGCCCGGGGACGCACACGCCACATCACGACGGCCGCCCCGACGAAGAGCACCGCCGCCGCCAGCATGATGGTCGCCGGCGGCCCGATGGAGCCGGTGAGCGTGATCACGATGGCGCAGGCGAGGCCCGCGCCCAGGAGGTCGGCGAAGTACAGGCCGCCGACGCCTTCGGGCCGTCGCCCGAAGAGGGTGGCGACGATGACGCCGGGGGCCACGAAGGGCACGAAGACGAGGAGGCAGATGGCGAGCAGGTCCCCCATGCTCTTCGCCCCCGTCGTTCCGTACCGCCAGATCGAGAGGGTGTCGAGCGAGATGTGGGCCACCACGACGTAACTCGCCACTACGCACAGCGCGCCCAGGAGGAAGCTCCACAGAAGGACCGTGTCCGTGCGCGCCCGGCGCAGCCGCGCCGACACCGCCACCAGGACACCACCCGTGCCGATGCCGAGCAGTGCGAGGCCGATGATGAGGTACGTGTAGTAGTAGAAGAGCTTGTAGGAGATGACCCGCGTGTAACAGATCTCGATCAGCAGGGCGGCGAAGCTGACGAGCAGGATCTCAGCGTGGTGGCCCCATCGAGACGGTCTGGCGTGGCCCGGCGTGGCGGCGACGCCCGTGCTCGGCCGAGTCCGCAGCGTGGTCACCGGGCTTGTCTACCACGGGCCCCATGCGGCTCCATGGCTCGTCAGGCCGCGCCAGTAGTCAGAGACGCGCCGGGGCGATGTACCGCGCGGACACCACCCGCCCCTGGCGGAACTCGATGACCCACACGCACCCCTTCAGGCCCGGCGGGCGGCGCGGCAGGCGGATGCCGTCGGCGGCGGCGAGCGCGGCCAGCACCACGCCGATCACCTCACCATGGGTGCAGAGGACGACCGTTCCCGACGACCCCTGGTCCGACGACCCCTGGCCCGACGACCCCTGGTCCGACGACCCCTGGTCCGACGACCCCGGGGTGGACAGGGAGCGGACGAGCGCCAGCGCGCCGTGCGCGGCATTGGGGGTCAGGTCGGCACCCTCCTCGATCGGGATCCCCAGCTCGGCGGCGAGGGGTTCCATCGTCTGGATGCACCGGTCGGACGGGCTCGAGAGGATGCGGTCGGGTCGCAGGGGGGCCACGACGTCGGCGATGTGCATGGCCTGGCGTCGCCCGCGGGCGTCGAGGGGCCGGCGCCGATCGTCGCCGGCCCATCCCTCCTTCGTCCCCGCACGGCCGTGTCGCACCAGCACGAGCTGCACGATCCCCATGATGCCCCGCCGGCGTGAGGCCGGGCGGTGGCGCGCCCGGAATGTGACGACGACGGCACCACCGGCGGCGACGGTTGCCGGTATGGTGCTGCCCTGGTGCGTGCCCTGCAGCGGAAGACGGTTGCCATCGCAGTCGTGGTCGTGGTGGTCGGGGGGATCGCCGCCGGCATCGCGCTGTCGGCCGGAGGATCGGGGCACCCGGTGACCGTCCCCGGGACGCGGCGACCCGCCGTCCCCTC from Acidimicrobiales bacterium encodes the following:
- a CDS encoding histidine phosphatase family protein, whose product is MQLVLVRHGRAGTKEGWAGDDRRRPLDARGRRQAMHIADVVAPLRPDRILSSPSDRCIQTMEPLAAELGIPIEEGADLTPNAAHGALALVRSLSTPGSSDQGSSDQGSSGQGSSDQGSSGTVVLCTHGEVIGVVLAALAAADGIRLPRRPPGLKGCVWVIEFRQGRVVSARYIAPARL
- a CDS encoding acyltransferase, with amino-acid sequence MVDAAPLPAAEAIDEPVDGAAAPDLRSPESGIPGVRPRHFPCFDGLRAIAAVLVVLVHTGFDSGFTLRSSYGIYTARLEIGVSVFFLISGFLLYRPFAASHIAGGAPPAVGTFWARRLLRILPAYWLAFVVTSYVLHANKIYPGWHSVLIYLGLLQIYFPKHSLSGITQAWSLCTEISFYFFLPLFAMAVNARRRSDRHQMRREVMVLVVLYTIGIGLRFWLLHSHSGAAGAMETTLPAYLDLFALGMFLALASSWLAHRHREPRWLWHPAMPWVSWGLALAMLWSVSHIGISRLPLVHSSPGRGVEQEVLYGLFAFFLLLPAVFGPQHRGVIRGALTWKPVVALGIVSYGLYLWHQAWATLFVKWTGLLFRLPLLGMFAVVFGMGLISAIASYVIVERPILGLKDRLGWWSRIPRPGARARGRAGPTAVSAGAPAAVGDVLAEQGELLGEDTGHVLEPAQLRAQVDADRQEDEGGQHGEQGRGADDAEGPGEAVEEPR
- a CDS encoding class I SAM-dependent methyltransferase, coding for MVTAQGETETSFAGPDNWGLRRSIELFRAFRGGHSEFDRFYRTDPQEFYRFQAADTVAQLRRYTTVAGKLVLDIGGGPGYFTEALTRAGARCVLVEPEAGAAARPEPPEPGPPTDGAPPSEDAVRQLHDWHITPGRLAPGRTIAGDGNVLPIPDGVADLTFSSNVLEHVASPAVFMDELIRVTRPGGLLYVSFTAWYSPWGGHETAPWHFLGGHRAARRYERHFGRPPGNLFGSSLFACHVGPTLRLARSHPGVDVVDALPRYYPDWMRWIVHVPAVRELATWNLLLVLRRRPAGS
- a CDS encoding glycosyltransferase family 39 protein, whose protein sequence is MPLPVTAPPPVTAVPRARAGRWWVWLGAITLMGFGIRLATVLGRPDRKPGGDAYYFHNAANLLVSGHGFIDPWHYNALEHSVVQTADWPPLFVFVLAATSVVGLKSFFAHRVWCCVIGAAAVTVGGLTGREIAGRRAGLIAAFLVAVYPNIWMSDELALSETLTPLLVAGVLLCAYRFWKRPSTGSVLALGAVMGLAALGRDELALLLPLILFPLALAARLRWRRRLALLGLGTLTALTVVAPWVGYNMSRFTKPTFISSGLGITLASANCDVTWSGTFEGYWSLTCSLHAPVNPHADKSVQSAQAQTDALRYIRAHENRLLPVELARLGRAFGAFHPAMQVWLDYYVETRPYHWALVGLGMYYGLVALSVGGLVVLRRRRVPVFPLVAVGIDVAATVLVSFGQTRYRTAFEVSLVLLGAVQLDWLWGRLRRTGSPPDVVLGRRHPADTGAPRGAAPDATSPSGSSVDRATPDDHPPAVTGPLTPFPASPVSAP